From Vigna unguiculata cultivar IT97K-499-35 chromosome 5, ASM411807v1, whole genome shotgun sequence, the proteins below share one genomic window:
- the LOC114184854 gene encoding probable LRR receptor-like serine/threonine-protein kinase At3g47570, whose amino-acid sequence MNNFSVMLFKFWPIYIPLISLLALNANINVFALGDETDHLSLLKFKESISTDPYGMLLSWNTSTHFCNWHGITCNLTLQRVTGLNLHGYKLKGSISPYVGNLSHLRIFDLGNNSFHGKIPPELGRLSQLRLLSVGNNSLEGKIPTNLTGCTSLKRLRLHGNNLIGEIPIQIGSLRKLQYLLLYNNWLTGGIPSFLGNLLSLTVLSVGTNNLGGDIPQELCNLKHLFFLSLPVSNLTGTFPSCLYNISSLVAISATKNQLNGSLPPNMFHTLPNLQVLELSENKFSGPIPPSITNSSLLYIFDLSYNHFVGQVPSLGKLQHVFLLSFSSNNLGNNSTYDLEFLKTLTNCSELHELGISNNNFGGHLPDTMGNLSTQLSQLALGGNQISGKIPASIGNLVDLTLLTMYDNRMEGIIPTTFGKFRKMEVLGLRGNKLSGEIGAFIGNLSHLFYLEMSANMLEGTIPPSIGYCQKLQYLSLAQNNLKGTIPFEVFHLSSLTIYLDLSENSLSGYISKEVGNLKNIDILDMSKNHLSGDIPGTIAECIMLEYLFLQGNSLDGIIPFSLASLKGLRSLDLSQNRLSGSIPHVLQNISFLEYFNVSYNMLEGEVPTEGVFRNASEVVVTGNSKLCGGISELHLPPCPVKGKKLVKHHKFRLIPVLVSVIVFLLILSITLTFYWMRKRSKKSSLDSPTIDQLAKVSYQSLHNATDGFSTTNLIGSGNFSSVYKGTLELEDKVVAIKVLNLQRKGAPKSFFAECNALKNVKHRNLVPILTCCSSTDYKGQEFKALIFEYMKNGSLEQWLHPRTLVTDNPRTLKLDQRLNIMIDVASALHYLHHECEQSIIHCDLKPNNVLLDDNMIAHVSDFGIARLLSTINNKKSSTLGIKGTIGYAPPEYGMGSEVSMTGDVYSFGILMLEMLTGRRPTDEIFEDGQNLHNLVANSFPENLLQILDPLLVVKEAEISTEEEIQNLTPTTEECLVSLFHIGLACVAESPKERISMVDVTRELSKIKRAFISGKVNRK is encoded by the exons ATGAATAATTTTTCTgtgatgttatttaaattttggccCATATATATCCCCCTCATCTCTCTCTTGGCATTGAACGCAAACATCAACGTATTTGCCTTAGGAGATGAGACTGATCACCTGTCATTGCTGAAATTCAAGGAATCCATATCTACTGATCCATATGGAATGTTGCTCTCTTGGAACACTTCTACTCACTTCTGTAATTGGCACGGAATCACATGCAATCTCACGCTTCAAAGAGTTACAGGCTTGAACTTGCATGGATACAAGTTGAAGGGATCCATATCTCCTTATGTAGGCAATCTCTCTCATTTGAGAATATTTGACCTTGGAAACAACAGCTTCCATGGCAAAATCCCTCCAGAATTGGGACGCTTGTCACAACTGCGGCTACTCTCTGTTGGAAATAACTCATTGGAAGGGAAAATTCCTACAAACTTGACGGGTTGCACTAGCCTCAAACGCTTAAGGTTGCATGGGAACAATCTCATTGGTGAAATTCCAATTCAAATCGGTTCACTTCGGAAGCTTCAATATTTGCTGCTCTATAACAACTGGTTAACCGGGGGAATCCCATCATTCTTAGGTAATCTTTTATCCCTAACTGTTCTCTCTGTGGGTACTAACAACTTAGGGGGAGATATTCCACAAGAACTATGCAATCTCAAACACTTGTTCTTTTTATCACTTCCTGTAAGCAACCTCACTGGAACATTTCCTTCTTGTCTTTATAATATTTCATCTCTTGTTGCAATCTCAGCTACAAAAAACCAGCTTAATGGTTCTCTTCCACCTAACATGTTTCACACCCTCCCCAATCTCCAAGTACTAGaacttagtgaaaataaatTCTCAGGACCAATCCCACCCTCCATCACAAACTCAtctttactttatatatttgatttgagtTATAACCATTTTGTGGGACAAGTTCCAAGTCTGGGAAAGCTACAACATGTTTTCCTTTTGTCATTTTCTTCAAACAATCTTGGTAACAATTCAACTTATGATTTGGAGTTTCTGAAAACATTGACAAATTGTAGTGAGTTGCATGAGTTAGGTATATCCAATAATAACTTTGGAGGTCATTTACCTGATACCATGGGAAACTTATCCACTCAGCTCAGTCAACTAGCTCTTGGGGGTAATCAAATATCAGGAAAAATCCCTGCATCAATAGGAAATCTAGTTGACTTAACTCTCTTGACTATGTATGATAACCGCATGGAAGGGATTATCCCAACAACTTTTGGGAAGTTTCGAAAAATGGAAGTGTTAGGCTTAAGGGGAAACAAATTGTCGGGAGAAATAGGAGCCTTCATAGGCAACCTTAGTCATCTGTTCTATTTGGAAATGAGTGCAAATATGTTAGAAGGGACTATTCCTCCAAGCATAGGATATTGCCAGAAGTTACAATACTTAAGCCTTGCACAAAACAACCTTAAAGGAACAATACCCTTTGAGGTTTTTCATCTTTCCTCTCTGACAATCTACCTGGATTTGTCAGAAAATTCATTGAGTGGCTACATATCTAAAGAAGTGGGAAACCTTAAAAACATTGATATTCTAGATATGTCTAAGAATCATTTGTCTGGAGACATTCCTGGAACTATTGCGGAATGCATAATGTTGGAGTACCTGTTTTTGCAAGGTAATTCTTTAGATGGAATCATACCATTCTCTTTGGCATCACTCAAAGGTCTTCGGAGTTTAGACTTGTCACAAAATCGCTTGTCTGGGTCAATTCCACATGTTCTACAAAACATTTCTTTCTTGGAATATTTCAATGTATCGTATAACATGTTAGAGGGTGAGGTACCAACTGAAGGTGTGTTTCGGAATGCAAGTGAGGTGGTGGTGACTGGAAATAGTAAGCTTTGTGGGGGCATTTCAGAATTGCATCTGCCACCATGCCCTGTCAAAGGTAAGAAACTTGTAAAACACCACAAGTTTAGGCTGATACCAGTGTTAGTTAGTGTGATTGTTTTTCTTCTCATACTGTCAATTACTCTAACTTTCTACTGGATGAGGAAAAGGAGTAAGAAATCATCTTTGGATTCTCCAACAATTGACCAGTTGGCTAAAGTTTCATACCAGAGCTTACACAATGCAACAGATGGTTTCTCAACTACAAACTTGATAGGGTCTGGAAATTTTAGCTCTGTCTATAAAGGCACTCTTGAGTTAGAAGACAAAGTTGTTGCCATAAAGGTCCTAAACCTTCAAAGAAAAGGAGCTCCAAAGAGTTTCTTTGCTGAATGCAATGCGcttaaaaatgttaaacatcGAAATCTGGTTCCAATTTTAACATGTTGTTCCAGCACAGATTACAAAGGTCAAGAATTTAAAGCTCTAATTTTTGAGTACATGAAAAATGGGAGTTTAGAGCAATGGTTGCATCCGAGGACACTTGTAACAGATAATCCAAGAACATTGAAGCTCGACCAAAGATTAAATATCATGATTGATGTTGCTTCAGCATTGCATTATCTTCATCATGAATGTGAGCAATCTATAATCCATTGTGATTTGAAGCCAAACAATGTCCTCCTTGATGATAACATGATCGCCCATGTGAGTGATTTTGGCATAGCAAGACTTCTGTCAACTATCAACAATAAGAAATCAAGTACACTAGGCATAAAAGGGACGATTGGTTATGCTCCTCCAG aGTATGGAATGGGTTCAGAGGTGTCTATGACTGGAGATGTGTATAGCTTTGGGATACTTATGCTGGAAATGCTTACTGGAAGGAGACCTACAGATGAAATCTTTGAAGATGGTCAAAATTTGCATAACTTAGTAGCAAATTCATTCCCTGAAAATCTATTACAAATTTTGGATCCATTGCTTGTAGTAAAAGAAGCAGAAATAAGCACAGAAGAAGAAATTCAGAATCTTACTCCAACTACAGAAGAGTGCTTGGTTTCACTGTTCCATATTGGACTTGCTTGTGTAGCGGAATCACCAAAAGAAAGGATCAGTATGGTGGATGTTACTAGAGAGCTGAGTAAAATCAAAAGAGCCTTTATTTCTGGTAAAGTAAATAGAAAATGA